Proteins encoded by one window of Phaeobacter sp. G2:
- a CDS encoding cobyrinate a,c-diamide synthase yields MTDFPKGLMISAPASGTGKTTVMLGLLRALAEDGLAVQPYKSGPDYIDPAFHFAAAKRPSFNLDTWAMDPGLLDAVAGQATGAEICIGEGSMGLFDGVATRGQSGFGSSAETAKRMGWPVVLVIDVGGQAQSAAATALGFKSYDPEVPFAGVILNRVASPRHERLTRLGMERAGVKVLGSLPRRGDLALPERHLGLIQAVEHPDLEAAIAGYATFLRDHVDLDAIKAAAMGAAAPAPSTLPKPPAQRIALARDAAFSFTYPHLLTGWRAAGAEILPFSPLADEAPAQDADLVWLPGGYPELHGGTLAAAETFRAGLRKHAETKPVHGECGGYMALGAALIDKEGNRHQMAGLLGLVTSYEKRKFHLGYRRAELQAPMPGFATGAALRGHEFHYSTILDEPDAPLAHVMDADGNPVPETGSIKGHVTGTFFHLITGEGA; encoded by the coding sequence ATGACTGATTTCCCCAAAGGCCTGATGATCTCCGCGCCGGCCTCAGGCACCGGCAAAACCACGGTGATGCTGGGCCTGCTGCGCGCCCTGGCCGAAGATGGCCTGGCGGTACAGCCCTATAAGAGCGGCCCCGACTATATCGACCCGGCCTTTCACTTTGCCGCTGCCAAGCGCCCCAGTTTTAACCTGGACACCTGGGCGATGGATCCCGGACTGCTGGATGCCGTTGCCGGACAGGCAACAGGGGCTGAGATCTGCATCGGCGAAGGCTCGATGGGGCTGTTTGACGGGGTTGCCACCCGCGGGCAAAGCGGCTTTGGCTCCTCGGCGGAAACCGCCAAACGCATGGGCTGGCCGGTGGTGCTGGTGATTGACGTGGGCGGCCAAGCGCAATCCGCTGCTGCCACCGCTTTGGGGTTCAAATCCTATGACCCCGAGGTGCCCTTTGCCGGGGTGATCCTGAACCGGGTCGCCAGCCCCCGCCACGAACGCCTGACCCGGCTGGGGATGGAGCGCGCCGGGGTCAAGGTTCTGGGGTCGCTGCCCCGGCGCGGCGATCTGGCCCTGCCCGAACGCCACCTGGGCCTTATTCAGGCAGTGGAACACCCCGATCTTGAAGCCGCCATTGCTGGCTATGCCACATTCCTGCGCGATCATGTGGATCTGGACGCCATCAAAGCAGCCGCTATGGGCGCCGCCGCACCCGCCCCCAGCACGCTGCCAAAGCCTCCGGCGCAGCGCATCGCCCTGGCCCGGGATGCGGCGTTTTCCTTTACCTATCCACATCTTCTGACCGGATGGCGTGCTGCTGGCGCTGAAATCCTGCCGTTTTCACCCCTCGCGGATGAGGCCCCGGCCCAGGACGCCGATCTGGTCTGGCTGCCCGGCGGCTACCCGGAACTACATGGCGGCACCCTGGCCGCCGCCGAGACCTTCCGCGCGGGCCTGCGCAAACATGCCGAGACCAAGCCAGTACATGGCGAATGTGGGGGCTATATGGCGCTCGGCGCGGCGCTGATCGACAAAGAGGGCAACCGCCACCAGATGGCCGGGCTGCTGGGGCTGGTCACCTCTTATGAGAAACGCAAATTCCATTTGGGCTATCGCCGCGCCGAGCTGCAGGCGCCGATGCCGGGTTTTGCAACAGGCGCCGCCCTGCGCGGCCATGAGTTCCACTATTCCACCATTCTGGATGAACCCGACGCGCCGCTGGCCCATGTGATGGATGCCGACGGCAACCCGGTGCCCGAAACCGGATCCATCAAGGGTCATGTCACCGGAACCTTTTTCCATCTGATCACCGGAGAAGGCGCATGA
- the cobA gene encoding uroporphyrinogen-III C-methyltransferase: MSGFVSFVSSGPGDPELLTVKAVKRLETADAVLFDDLSAGPILTHANPEADLVGVGKRAGRPSPKQDHVSQLLVDYAKSGLKVVRLKSGDSGVFGRLEEEIAALRGANIPFEIVPGVTAASAAAAAANIPLTRRLTARRMQFITGHDVTGGLPDSLNMAALADPDATTVVYMGKRTFAALAEKLIEAGLPPETHALVALGVSTPQQELSCHTVGELPQVLRQMQTTAPVLILYGPLADSDLPEVTSAETP; encoded by the coding sequence ATGAGCGGCTTTGTCAGTTTTGTGTCCTCCGGCCCCGGCGACCCGGAGCTGCTGACCGTCAAGGCGGTCAAGAGACTGGAAACCGCAGATGCGGTGCTGTTTGACGATCTTTCCGCCGGGCCAATCCTGACCCATGCCAACCCAGAGGCCGATCTGGTGGGCGTGGGCAAACGCGCCGGACGCCCCTCGCCCAAGCAGGACCACGTCAGCCAACTGCTGGTGGACTACGCCAAAAGCGGCCTCAAAGTGGTGCGGCTGAAATCCGGCGACAGCGGCGTCTTTGGCCGCTTGGAAGAAGAGATCGCGGCTCTGCGCGGCGCAAATATTCCGTTTGAGATCGTCCCCGGTGTCACCGCAGCCTCCGCCGCAGCGGCAGCGGCCAATATCCCACTGACCCGGCGGCTGACCGCGCGCCGCATGCAGTTCATCACCGGCCATGACGTCACTGGTGGGCTGCCGGATAGCCTTAACATGGCGGCCCTGGCCGACCCGGATGCCACCACGGTTGTCTATATGGGCAAACGCACCTTTGCCGCCCTGGCGGAAAAGCTGATTGAGGCCGGCCTGCCGCCTGAGACCCATGCTCTGGTGGCCCTGGGTGTGTCGACGCCCCAGCAAGAGCTCAGCTGTCATACCGTTGGGGAATTGCCGCAGGTATTGCGACAGATGCAGACAACGGCGCCGGTGCTGATCCTTTATGGCCCGCTGGCAGATAGTGACCTGCCAGAGGTCACGTCAGCTGAAACGCCCTAA
- a CDS encoding energy-coupling factor ABC transporter permease yields MHIEPGVVDAAKMTLAYGTAAGAVAYAAKETFSDLRSSGIASYAGRSAIAALGVFLFFEVLPHFPVGVSEVHFILGSTLFLILGAAPAAFGLALGLLVQGAFFAPTDLPMYFVNLTTLLVPLFALHALASRIIPAGTAYVDLKYSQALALSVAYQAGVVAWVAFWVFYGQGFGAETMASVLTFGGAYMLVVLVEPLADLAILATAKALRGLEGSGLVTPRLYKAA; encoded by the coding sequence ATGCATATCGAACCCGGCGTCGTCGACGCTGCAAAAATGACCCTCGCCTATGGCACAGCTGCCGGTGCAGTGGCCTATGCCGCCAAAGAAACCTTCAGCGATCTGCGCAGCAGTGGCATTGCCTCCTACGCGGGCCGGTCGGCGATTGCCGCGCTGGGTGTCTTCCTGTTCTTTGAAGTGCTGCCCCATTTCCCGGTTGGCGTCTCTGAGGTGCACTTCATCCTTGGCTCGACCCTGTTCCTGATCTTGGGTGCGGCGCCTGCTGCCTTTGGTCTGGCCCTTGGCCTGCTGGTGCAAGGCGCGTTCTTTGCGCCCACCGATCTGCCGATGTATTTTGTCAACCTGACCACCCTGCTGGTGCCGCTGTTTGCACTGCACGCGTTGGCAAGCCGCATCATCCCGGCCGGAACCGCCTATGTGGATCTCAAATACAGCCAGGCCCTGGCCCTGTCTGTTGCCTATCAGGCTGGTGTTGTTGCCTGGGTTGCCTTCTGGGTCTTCTACGGCCAGGGCTTTGGCGCCGAAACCATGGCCTCGGTCCTGACCTTTGGTGGGGCCTATATGCTGGTGGTTCTGGTTGAGCCTCTGGCCGATCTGGCCATTCTCGCCACTGCCAAGGCCCTGCGCGGTCTCGAAGGCAGCGGCCTGGTAACGCCGCGCCTGTACAAAGCTGCCTGA
- the cobF gene encoding precorrin-6A synthase (deacetylating): MIELSLIGIGTGNPAHLTLQAAEAIRACDLILIPNKGKGKDDLAALRQEICAQVIADAASGPRIVEFDLPVRDPAIADYTARVDHWHDAIARVWVETIHAQLPAPAAAAKVGFLVWGDPSLYDSTMRIAERLKTTQEVSLTVIPGVTSIQALTAAHAIPLNEIGAPFTVTTGRQLRENGWPESADTLVIMLDGECSFQAIDPTGVNIWWSAYAGMENQISLSGPLAETAEQIIQTRAQARADHGWIMDIYLLRKS, from the coding sequence ATGATCGAACTCTCCCTGATTGGCATCGGTACCGGCAACCCAGCGCATCTGACCCTGCAGGCCGCCGAAGCCATCCGCGCCTGTGATCTGATCCTGATCCCCAACAAGGGCAAAGGCAAAGATGATCTGGCCGCCCTGCGCCAGGAGATCTGCGCCCAGGTCATTGCCGATGCCGCCTCTGGCCCCCGTATCGTCGAGTTCGACCTGCCTGTCCGCGATCCGGCAATCGCCGATTACACCGCGCGGGTTGACCATTGGCATGATGCCATCGCCCGCGTCTGGGTTGAAACCATTCACGCCCAACTGCCTGCACCTGCGGCTGCGGCAAAGGTTGGCTTTCTGGTCTGGGGCGACCCTTCGCTTTATGACAGCACCATGCGCATTGCCGAGCGGCTAAAAACCACGCAGGAGGTGAGCCTTACGGTTATTCCGGGGGTGACCTCCATTCAGGCCCTGACCGCTGCCCATGCAATTCCACTCAACGAGATTGGCGCGCCTTTTACCGTCACCACCGGGCGCCAGCTGCGGGAAAACGGCTGGCCTGAAAGCGCTGATACCCTGGTGATCATGCTGGATGGGGAATGCTCGTTTCAAGCCATCGACCCCACTGGGGTGAATATCTGGTGGTCGGCCTATGCCGGCATGGAAAACCAGATCAGCCTGTCTGGCCCCTTGGCTGAGACCGCCGAGCAGATCATTCAAACCCGCGCCCAGGCCCGCGCCGATCACGGCTGGATCATGGACATCTATCTGCTGCGCAAATCCTGA
- a CDS encoding DMT family transporter has translation MKHNIPLGMLGTVVLAMTLIVIGDTAGKALTVSGASPFFVAWSRFTVAAVVLLPFAGLRSAELRGFLDWRIILRSVLIATGILCILTALRTEPIANVFGGFFVGPIVAFALSALLLKEKADPGRVALLLVSFVGVLLVVKPGFGMQIGMGFALLAGCFHGSYLVATRSLAGRYRPKFLLISQLIIGSVVLLPFSYDEMPQSIDITGGSLILISALGSAAGNFLLVMVNRTTPANVVAPLIYSQLLAATVLGVLVFGTWPDGLALLGLGVIVLSGLSSLWLAGRRMPQV, from the coding sequence ATGAAACACAATATCCCTTTGGGCATGCTTGGCACCGTGGTTCTGGCCATGACGCTGATCGTGATTGGCGATACCGCCGGCAAGGCGCTGACGGTCTCTGGCGCCAGCCCCTTCTTTGTTGCCTGGTCTCGCTTTACCGTGGCGGCGGTGGTGCTGTTGCCCTTTGCCGGTCTGCGCAGCGCTGAGCTGCGCGGCTTTCTGGACTGGCGGATTATTCTGCGGTCGGTGCTGATTGCAACGGGGATCCTGTGCATCCTCACCGCGTTGCGGACCGAACCCATCGCCAATGTCTTTGGCGGCTTCTTTGTTGGGCCCATAGTGGCCTTTGCGCTCTCGGCGCTGTTGCTGAAAGAAAAGGCGGATCCGGGCCGGGTGGCGCTGTTGCTGGTCAGTTTTGTCGGTGTGCTTTTGGTGGTGAAGCCTGGGTTTGGGATGCAGATCGGTATGGGGTTTGCCCTGTTGGCGGGCTGCTTTCATGGCTCTTACCTGGTGGCGACGCGCAGCCTGGCCGGGCGGTATCGGCCTAAGTTTCTGCTGATCTCCCAACTGATCATTGGCTCTGTGGTGCTGTTGCCCTTTAGCTATGATGAGATGCCGCAAAGCATTGATATCACAGGGGGGAGCCTGATCCTTATCAGTGCGTTGGGATCTGCGGCGGGAAATTTTCTGTTGGTGATGGTCAACCGCACCACCCCCGCCAATGTGGTGGCCCCCTTGATCTACAGCCAGCTTTTGGCGGCAACGGTTCTAGGGGTGCTTGTGTTTGGCACCTGGCCTGATGGGCTGGCGCTTTTGGGGTTGGGGGTGATTGTCCTCTCCGGGCTGTCCTCGCTTTGGCTGGCGGGGCGTCGCATGCCCCAGGTCTAG